In the Anastrepha obliqua isolate idAnaObli1 chromosome 1, idAnaObli1_1.0, whole genome shotgun sequence genome, one interval contains:
- the LOC129235332 gene encoding putative serine protease K12H4.7, whose protein sequence is MAQHHRFSPYRGNLRLILREPPLKGQESLVHKDLVQELWMEQKVDHFDEANNNTWLMHYFRNDRYFQAAGPIFIFVGGEWEISPVYLLAGHMHDIAKQHNGMLYYVEHRFYGNSWPLGDAAVKNFKFLNARQALADLAHFIHQLKATEDMLVDSKVILTGASYSGSLVTWFAKLYPKLITAGWASSAPLVAKMDFYEYMQQVGKVIQHRGGHECAKRVEAGLTAMAAILESSNSSQLMRALRICNNFEATNQLDRAALFNGIGNYFAAYAQLYDDQIPNICASLTKPSDKDDMAAFIEFFMHIFWPEALERIHSDDWCNDLSYEGMKSIFTDITDRLSGTRQWFYQSCREFGWFATTAARSSNEDSSHNIRLQVAGQAKLLRRHEQPSPLAHSFGRQVPLNYFQQLCRDVFGPLAANRAAYNGDDIFTSVQQTNSHFGGLTAATTLQQRVIFTHGQLDPWRAVGLQQGKNVINIADYSHTADLDSINFSDSVEMNVAKLKVAAFLRRALRKMTTTTARAKNVY, encoded by the exons ATGGCGCAACATCATCGTTTCAGTCCATATCGCGGAAATTTACGTCTAATACTACGAGAGCCACCTTTGAAGGGGCAAGAGAGTTTAGTGCACAAGGATTTGGTGCAAGAACTGTGGATGGAGCAGAAAGTGGATCATTTTGATGAAGCGAATAACAACACCTGGTTGatg CACTATTTTCGCAACGATCGCTATTTCCAAGCAGCTGGTCCAATCTTCATATTCGTCGGTGGCGAGTGGGAAATTTCGCCCGTTTATCTCTTGGCAGGACATATGCACGACATAGCTAAACAGCATAATGGTATGCTCTATTATGTGGAGCATCGCTTCTATGGAAACAGTTGGCCTTTGGg TGATGCTGCtgtgaaaaatttcaagtttcTGAACGCACGCCAGGCCTTAGCCGACTTGGCCCATTTTATACATCAGCTAAAAGCCACTGAAGACATGCTGGTAGATTCAAAAGTCATACTAACCGGGGCCTCTTACTCTGGTAGCCTGGTAACTTGGTTTGCCAAATTATATCCGAAGTTAATAACCGCTGGATGGGCTTCAAGTGCACCGTTGGTGgcaaaaatggatttttatg AATATATGCAACAAGTCGGTAAAGTCATTCAACATCGTGGGGGTCATGAATGTGCTAAACGCGTCGAGGCAGGCCTTACAGCCATGGCGGCGATACTCGAATCCTCGAATAGCTCTCAATTGATGCGAGCCCTACGCATATGCAATAATTTCGAAGCAACAAACCAACTGGATCGTGCTGCACTTTTCAATGGCATTGGCAATTATTTTGCCGCATACGCGCAACTGTATGA CGATCAAATTCCAAACATTTGCGCCTCGCTCACTAAACCGTCTGACAAGGACGACATGGCAGCCTTCATTGAATTTTTCATGCATATATTCTGGCCCGAGGCGTTAGAGCGCATACATTCCGATGACTGGTGCAACGATTTGTCTTATGAAGGCATGAAATCCATCTTCACCGATATAACCGACCGGCTAAGCGGTA CACGTCAATGGTTTTATCAGAGTTGCCGCGAATTCGGCTGGTTCGCCACCACCGCCGCCAGAAGCAGCAACGAAGATAGCAGCCACAACATTCGCCTACAGGTCGCCGGACAAGCAAAGCTACTACGCCGCCATGAACAGCCGTCCCCACTGGCGCACTCATTTGGCCGTCAAGTGCCACTCAATTATTTTCAACAGCTATGTCGCGATGTATTTGGCCCACTCGCCGCCAATAGAGCAGCGTATAATGGTGACGACATTTTTACTAGCGTTCAACAAACAAACAGCCATTTTGGTGGCTTAACTGCTGCCACGACGCTACAACAGCGCGTCATCTTTACTCACGGCCAACTGGACCCCTGGCGCGCGGTTGGACTGCAGCAGGGTAAAAATGTCATTAACATAGCAG ACTACTCTCACACTGCTGATTTGGATTCCATAAACTTCTCCGATTCGGTGGAAATGAATGTTGCCAAACTGAAA